The following proteins are encoded in a genomic region of Paenibacillus sp. FSL R7-0273:
- a CDS encoding DUF4179 domain-containing protein, which yields MEKWQSQTERQTMEHIRRSIEKVELPVDSYNKPIMNRIEQLELKGGRRLKLLKKTLVAASLTILLVIGTITAGFISPAWADTLRQLPVFSSVFKHTENPGLKLAAEKGLTTLPNLSVTHDGVTLSITEVLYDGTRLAVGFERAGVVDERVMAEITNFRTHEFDQTTKGLLGLPVVTLPTGEPVSSGSSSIGGVYGQSNMILLEMNELRNTAALGDEFKVDIRVPVAQIAEPFEFQVTVKKVQEGIISLKPDQEASKDSFHYTVKSLDITPVTMRLIITSKGEVPVSAEQTGEYAPTSVFYELVDDSGNVLNSQLGYARGKAVQHPILDSSYNTFPEVPKTITVRPYTCTLDNELNLLKDVNGERIKTYYKELETTIVIP from the coding sequence ATGGAGAAGTGGCAGAGTCAAACTGAGCGGCAAACAATGGAGCATATCCGCCGCAGCATCGAAAAGGTTGAATTACCTGTGGACAGTTATAACAAACCGATTATGAACCGTATAGAGCAACTGGAGTTGAAAGGAGGAAGGAGATTGAAATTACTTAAGAAAACATTAGTAGCCGCAAGTTTAACTATACTCCTTGTAATAGGAACAATAACAGCCGGATTCATCTCTCCGGCGTGGGCAGATACATTAAGGCAGCTTCCGGTTTTCAGCAGTGTGTTCAAGCATACGGAAAATCCGGGCTTAAAGCTCGCGGCGGAAAAGGGCCTGACGACTTTACCTAACTTGAGTGTCACTCATGATGGGGTGACCTTAAGTATTACAGAAGTATTATATGACGGTACCCGGCTGGCTGTTGGTTTTGAAAGAGCTGGAGTTGTGGATGAGCGGGTAATGGCGGAGATCACTAATTTCCGTACCCATGAATTTGATCAAACGACTAAAGGTCTACTGGGGTTACCGGTTGTAACCCTGCCGACAGGCGAACCGGTTAGCTCCGGCTCCTCATCCATAGGAGGCGTATATGGACAATCAAATATGATTTTATTAGAGATGAATGAGCTTCGGAACACCGCAGCCCTTGGAGATGAATTTAAGGTTGATATCCGTGTGCCGGTTGCGCAGATCGCAGAGCCGTTTGAGTTTCAGGTAACTGTGAAAAAGGTACAAGAGGGAATCATTAGCCTTAAACCGGATCAGGAAGCAAGCAAAGACTCCTTCCATTATACGGTTAAGAGCCTGGATATCACGCCTGTTACGATGAGACTGATTATAACCAGTAAAGGGGAAGTACCTGTTTCGGCGGAGCAGACGGGGGAGTATGCTCCAACTTCGGTGTTCTATGAACTTGTAGATGATTCAGGCAACGTTTTGAATTCACAGTTGGGATATGCGAGAGGCAAGGCGGTTCAGCATCCGATCCTGGACAGCTCCTATAATACTTTCCCTGAGGTGCCTAAGACGATTACGGTCAGACCCTACACGTGTACTTTAGATAATGAGCTGAATCTGTTGAAGGATGTTAACGGGGAGCGTATAAAAACCTATTACAAAGAGCTTGAGACTACAATCGTGATTCCGTGA